One window of the Marmota flaviventris isolate mMarFla1 chromosome 2, mMarFla1.hap1, whole genome shotgun sequence genome contains the following:
- the Mmp24os gene encoding protein MMP24OS, with amino-acid sequence MGTQLSGGQGGPEPAQPQPAAPEGPERPQPQPEPSPWGPLDDVRFLIACTSWY; translated from the coding sequence ATGGGCACTCAACTGAGCGGCGGCCAGGGCGGCCCGGAGCCGGCGCAGCCCCAGCCCGCGGCCCCAGAGGGCCCGGAGCGGCCGCAGCCGCAGCCCGAGCCCAGCCCGTGGGGGCCGCTGGATGACGTGCGCTTCCTCATCGCCTGCACCTCCTGGTACTGA
- the Eif6 gene encoding eukaryotic translation initiation factor 6 — MAVRASFENNCEIGCFAKLTNTYCLVAIGGSENFYSVFEGELADTIPVVHASIAGCRIIGRMCVGNRHGLLVPNNTTDQELQHIRNCLPDSVQIRRVEERLSALGNVTTCNDYVALVHPDLDRETEEILADVLKVEVFRQTVADQVLVGSYCVFSNQGGLVHPKTSIEDQDELSSLLQVPLVAGTVNRGSEVIAAGMVVNDWCAFCGLDTTSTELSVVESVFKLNEAQPSTIATSMRDSLIDSLT, encoded by the exons ATGGCGGTCCGAGCGTCCTTCGAAAACAACTGTGAGATCGGTTGCTTTGCCAAACTTACCAACACATACTGCCTGGTGGCCATCGGAGGATCAGAGAACTTCTACAG TGTGTTCGAGGGCGAGCTCGCCGATACCATCCCCGTGGTGCACGCGTCCATCGCCGGCTGCCGCATCATCGGGCGCATGTGTGTGG GGAACAGGCATGGGCTCCTGGTGCCCAACAACACTACTGATCAGGAGCTGCAACACATTCGCAACTGCCTCCCAGACTCAGTGCAGATCCGTCGGGTAGAGGAGCGGCTCTCAGCCCTGGGCAATGTTACTACCTGCAATGACTATGTAGCCTTGGTCCACCCAGACCTGGATAGG GAAACAGAAGAAATCTTGGCTGATGTGCTCAAGGTGGAAGTCTTCAGACAGACAGTGGCTGACCAAGTGCTAGTAGGAAGCTACTGtgtctttagcaatcagggaggGCTGGTGCATCCCAAGACTTCAATTGAAGACCAGGATGAGCTGTCTTCTCTTCTTCAGGTCCCCCTTGTG GCAGGCACCGTGAACCGCGGCAGTGAGGTGATAGCTGCTGGGATGGTGGTGAACGACTGGTGTGCCTTCTGTGGCCTGGATACAACCAGCACAGAGCTGTCGGTAGTGGAGAGTGTTTTCAAACTGAATGAAGCCCAGCCTAGCACCATCGCCACCAGCATGCGGGATTCCCTCATTGACAG CCTCACCTGA
- the Fam83c gene encoding protein FAM83C, which yields MLGGLGPGGTQDMAGYLRGRVEELKRPWWRESSPLVLQHSEAARLAADALLEQGEAAYLRVISEERELPFLSTLDMDYMTSHVRGSPEVSEAQGPEASGPDRLSMLSEVTSGTYFPMASDVDPPDLDLGWPEVPQATGFSPTQAVVHFQRDKAKNIKDLLRFLFSQARTVIAVVMDIFTDMELLCDLMEVSSRRGVPVYLLLAQEHLRHFLEMCYKMDLNGGHLPKMRVRSTCGDTYCSKAGRRFTGQALEKFVIIDCEQVVVGSYSFTWLCSQAHTSMVLQLRGRIVEDFDREFRCLYAESRPVEGFCGGEDPLSPRAPRPPPVTLAFGPGIPSPTCSSPTSTSLSSIKHSPLMGRSSYLALPGGGGCSDTGMGSSSPSLAHHEANGQPSLHRQLSDPNHGCLPGSYRVNLGKLGAAPWSQSSPALNHSSNGPLTPTVGSPLLPCPRPLLHFPRGVRALSRLPENGPPGCLEPNPPRGRWVPGIALETVEEKKPSLSQSHGQLDLLVPFPKAREAGGPDSGVTPNSASLRPGEQAPEDRRLSLSQSYSQLDLLPQTQSPEGAPDSSSLRPSAPEDRKLSLNHSCGQLDLLVQYPKAQDSRVPPETNSLARPGKQGLDERRQTLGHSQLDLITKFGPFRSEGPGPNVLPGPSSSCVAGVGSRDEKRLTLGHSNLDLITKYHQLQGARQGPEPGLPGGPVGGHHNSSSNDLFGEEKRLTLGHSKLDLITKYNKSKFKLLRSRFES from the exons ATGTTGGGAGGCCTAGGGCCTGGAGGGACCCAGGACATGGCGGGATACCTGCGGGGCCGGGTGGAGGAGCTGAAGCGGCCGTGGTGGCGGGAGAGCTCACCCTTGGTGCTGCAGCACAGTGAAGCAGCCCGGCTGGCAGCTGACGCTCTCCTGGAGCAGGGTGAGGCGGCCTACCTACGGGTCATCTCTGAGGAGCGGGAACTACCTTTCCTGAGCACCCTGGACATGGACTACATGACAAGCCATGTGCGTGGGAGCCCTGAGGTCAGCGAGGCTCAGGGTCCTGAGGCCTCAGGACCTGACCGCCTCAGCATGCTTTCTGAAGTCACTTCTGGCACCTACTTCCCCATGGCTTCTGACGTAGACCCCCCAGACCTGGACCTGGGTTGGCCTGAGGTTCCACAGGCCACAGGCTTCAGCCCCACCCAGGCCGTGGTCCACTTCCAGAGGGACAAGGCCAAGAACATCAAGGATTTGCTTCGTTTCCTCTTCAGCCAGGCCCGCACG GTGATAGCTGTGGTGATGGACATATTCACTGACATGGAGCTTCTGTGTGACCTCATGGAGGTTTCCAGCCGGCGTGGTGTCCCTGTTTACCTGCTCCTGGCCCAGGAGCACCTGAGGCACTTCCTGGAGATGTGCTATAAAATGGACCTCAATGGGGGGCACCTGCCG AAAATGCGTGTGCGGAGCACGTGTGGGGACACATACTGCAGCAAGGCAGGCCGCCGCTTCACAGGACAGGCCCTGGAGAAATTTGTCATTATCGACTGTGAGCAGGTGGTGGTGGGCAGCTACAG CTTTacctggctctgcagccaggcccATACCAGCATGGTGCTGCAGCTGAGGGGCCGCATTGTAGAAGACTTTGATCGGGAGTTCCGCTGTCTGTACGCTGAGTCACGGCCTGTGGAGGGCTTCTGTGGTGGTGAGGATCCACTGTCTCCCCGGGCACCACGTCCTCCCCCAGTGACCTTGGCCTTTGGGCCTGGTATCCCAAGCCCCACCTGCTCCTCACCCACCAGCACCAGTCTCAGCAGTATCAAGCACTCACCTCTCATGGGCCGTTCTTCCTACCTTGCTCTACCGGGAGGTGGTGGCTGCAGTGACACAGGCATGGGGTCTTCCTCCCCAAGTCTTGCCCACCACGAAGCCAATGGCCAACCTTCTCTGCATCGCCAGCTGTCAGACCCTAACCATGGCTGCCTTCCAGGGTCCTACAGGGTCAACCTGGGCAAGCTAGGGGCGGCCCCATGGTCCCAGTCTTCCCCTGCACTCAACCACAGTAGCAATGGTCCCTTGACCCCAACAGTGGGGTCACCCCTGctcccctgcccccgccccctccTACACTTCCCCCGAGGGGTCCGAGCTCTGTCCCGGCTCCCAGAGAATGGGCCCCCAGGATGCCTAGAACCCAACCCTCCACGAGGTCGCTGGGTACCTGGGATAGCCCTGGAGACAGTGGAGGAGAAGAAGCCATCACTGAGTCAGAGCCATGGCCAGCTGGACCTCCTTGTCCCCTTCCCTAAAGCCCGAGAAGCAGGAGGCCCTGACTCTGGGGTTACACCAAACTCAGCCTCCCTTCGGCCAGGAGAACAGGCCCCAGAGGATAGGAGGTTGTCCCTCAGTCAGAGCTATAGCCAGTTGGATCTCCTGCCCCAGACCCAGAGTCCTGAGGGGGCTCCTGATTCGAGCTCCCTCAGACCTAGTGCCCCAGAGGATAGGAAGCTATCCCTAAACCATAGCTGTGGTCAACTGGACCTCCTGGTACAGTACCCCAAGGCCCAGGACTCCAGAGTGCCCCCTGAAACCAATTCCTTGGCCAGGCCTGGCAAACAGGGTCTAGATGAGCGACGGCAGACCCTGGGCCACAGTCAGCTGGACCTTATCACCAAGTTTGGCCCATTCCGAAGTGAGGGGCCTGGGCCCAATGTCCTCCCAGGACCAAGCTCTTCTTGTGTGGCTGGAGTGGGCTCTAGGGATGAGAAGCGGCTGACTCTGGGCCACAGCAATCTGGACCTTATCACCAAATATCATCAACTGCAGGGTGCCAGGCAGGGACCTGAGCCTGGCCTCCCTGGGGGCCCAGTAGGTGGCCATCATAATAGTAGTAGTAATGACCTGTTTGGGGAAGAGAAACGGCTAACACTGGGCCACAGCAAATTGGATCTCATCACTAAGTATAACAAGTCCAAGTTCAAGCTGCTTCGCAGTCGCTTTGAATCCTAG